ATTGTATCATGCAGAGGaacaaattatttatcattAGTATATAATTAACTGGTATATAAATAAAGGtctatcatattttatattcaagTAACCATAAAGTGTTTTGCAGTAAGAATGTTGAAATTTCTTTGCCTGATGACACCAATGTCTTAGGgataacttaaaataaaaacatcttaaCATATCCATAAAATGAGCTCTATTTTCCCTGAAAATATGGGCactgaacattttaaaatccaaacaaaaggtgattaatacatttacatattgtGTTTCAGAAAAGACAACACAGATGCTAACTTTGTGAAGGAAATTAAGCAATGGCACTCCAGGGCTATTTTGAAACCAGAAGGGAATAAACACAACAGCTAGCCTGAAGAATTAAATGGTACTAATTTACGAAAATTCAGGGAAACTGGAGTCGAAACATAAGTGGAAGCTTAGACCGTCTTCGGTTCCgacatttacacgttttccagaatcaaaatatgagggcgtgcgaagagaagtggatgtaggctatgcctgtccacttctcaaaagagaatatataATTTCAACTAGTgtattttcaacattatttttaaagttctaAATTTACAgaactttttaaagttaaaccTAAAAGTTTTGGGGgtgagaaataaataatattgcaTCATGAAGTCCTTTGcatatataaaattgaattatcttGGAATCctcccccccctttttttgggggggggggggatgtaaTAAATTGAACAGTTGAATATAGTTGAAATGAAAAGTCAGAAAATTAACAGTGAAAATGAGTTATAGAAGGCATACAGACATACACAAACACCACACAGATGGggattttaataatttgtaaacttgcctttttttctctttgtacttatcttttttatttatttatttttttgcttgtcaataaTAAGTCTACCCCCGCCccttcaaaaacgatgctattTGCCTAAAGGTACAAGCACTGAACTGAACAGGTTTCCCCCTTTTAAAGTAACAAATATGCCTATTTGGTGCGAGTCATAGATAGGACATCATAGGAGGGTAGGGTGAAATTAAACAGAATCACCAGTGTGTCGGGTTCATTCATTATTGACCCATGAACGTACACTTAATAATGATTTCTTGACTCttgtttatattataatataaatgagAGTAACGGAAACTCCAACCAGTGCATGTAAACCGAAAGTAGAATTTTCATAACACTATATGCAGTGGGAATATAAAATAAACTTGACAATATCAAACAATGCCAATAACAATAGCTTTAATAGATATTACTTACAATAATTTAGAGCTTTCAATCGCTACTCGGCCTTATTATGAAGGCAAGCTACGTAGTACGTGCATACAGAATACTTCCATGTTGAACAAGAGTTATCTTCTCATGTGGGGTACACGACGGGTTCAAATATCATAACTATAACTAATGTGTTATAAAGTTAACAGATAACAGtcgaaatatttgttttaaaattttataattcaagaaaaaatataggcattaaataattgtcgCTCGAGGATTTTCCAAGCAGCAGataaacgaaaaatattttctaagtatTATGAATTGTGACTTTCCATTGAAAACGCTTTTTGACTTGAAAATGtttacagtttattttaaaaatgaagaaaggtCCAGTTTCTGCCCACGCAGTATCAATATAaagcttttttatatgattgaTGAATTTCTATATAGCTCTCTGATTGGCTCACATCCAAtttatctagaaaaaaaatagaatgatATATATTCATCTGCACGTGCCCTAGGATGTCCTCTACATTGAACTTAAAATAGATCGTCcaataaaatattgcatttcTCAATTTGTTCGGCTGTGGCTTCAAACTAAAACAGACATATATTAAATTGGGTGTTATCAAGCAATGCTTTAGTCTGAAACTACCTTCGTTTAtctgcaattcatttatataaacaaaaaaaatttaaagggcTTTACTAGATTACTTTATACTTCTGTTGTATAGTGCAGGCCATGTTTACAAAATTGAGACTGTAAAATAATTCGAAATTAATTCGAAACATTAGGGACAGCGGTAACTGACTTATTATTAACGTAATACGTAGCCCTGGGTGATATTTAATAAAGAGAATGACATTTCCTCGAGAGGTAGAAAAAACATGTCGAATATTCCCCGCTTTGATTTCATTGAATCATGGATTTTATTGCCGATCAGTCGAATATGCATGGTGCCTAAACTACCTTGCACTATTTTTCCATTTGTTGGACAATGGTTATCGCGTGGATCCAAATTATTCAGGAAAAGCACGTAGATAAATTCTATTACTAAAGtaacagtttcaaggatacgtataATTTCGTAGATAATGATcctattaatataaaaagttttgtttgcTGCACGGCAGTTATCAAAGAAAACCTAGAATTACCTGACCCATTTCctgtatttgttaaaaatggAATGACTTAACTACCGGTTTTCATCATAATATTTattgtgatattttaaaaagattaattcAATGAACATAATATGGATTAAAAGTGTGATtctaaatatacataaaatgtaaaacaaaaacaaaacgtcGTCTTCATTATTAACACATACAAAGGAATGCGTGCATTGTAAGCCAATGGCAATGGGACAATAAAATGCAATCAAACTCTTTAAAGGTACAATATCAAAGtgaaaaatgatttcatttgatattattcACGATTTGTACTTTGCAAGACATAATTATTCTTTCttggtaaataaattaaaattattataggAGAAACAACTCAAAACTCAGAAACCATTATAAGTGGATCGGATCTTGCatgaacaaatatttacatgtacagtgtgACATTCttatgcaaacaaatgaaaaactaTTACGTTGTTCAATATATCAATGACACTGAAACCATAACAATATAGTATAGTCAACAACATAGTAAGATAtaagaaatgtatttaaaaaaatgaataaagcaTAGTACTTTAAGACATGTTGGCACAGTGTTGTTTTATCAGGCTTTAGAGACCGGTCCCTGGACCTGTATAATACAGTACAAAACTACTGAAGAAACAGAGTCATAGAGAATACAGATCGCTGGGTTTTGTGTACATTGATACCGTAGCTAACATATGTAATAACACCAATATAATAAATTGTCaataaagcaacaaaattttgaattttgttgctttattgacaatttattatatgaaagaaaaagtgGGCAAGCACATATACCCAACGCTCCCCAATTACTTGACAATGATACACAATCATTATGAATAGCAAAGTTTGCAttgaatacacaaaataatttgataaggGTATAACTCGCAAAAAATGCACATCTATTCCTTTGTCTTTAACAACTAAAAGCATTCTAATTTCAAAAGGGCCAAATCTCCAGATAAATAACAGAATCTAAATTTCCTGTTAATATGCACTTCTACATGTTGTGTCGTAAATGCCTACAAAGTTCCACTAAATTCCACGTAGCAGTTAACAGGTTAAAGAGAAGTTGTGCTTACGAACTATTTATTACTATATTCAACATAGGGCCAAAATTCCAAATTCAAAAGGGCCGAAATTTcgaaaacaagagatgtttgtgaaacacttacatgtatgcccccctcccttggaaacatccacaaagaaaatgaacgtaaactgcaaatatttggaatttttctaagtccaaggggcataactctgttgaaaattgctctatcatacccaaaatcaaacttgaacaagatattatttagataaacctgcTGCCAAATTTACCACATatcaatatgtgcaccctctgcgaagaaaatgagcggaaactgcaaataactcgaatttttttaagtccaagggccataattctgtcgaaaattgctcgatcgtacccaatatcaatcttgacctagatattatcatgataaaaatgtatacctaatttcatttcaatatgtttatcctatgctaagaaaatgagcggaaactgcaaataactcgaatttttctaagtctaagggccataactctgtcgaaaattgctcgatcgtacccaatacaCATTTAGTCCTATATGCCTATGAAGTATCATGAAATTCCGAGCAGCATTTCAAGAGGAGTTGTGCTTACGAAAAAACATGACTGACGAACTGATTGACAGATGGATTGATTGACTGACTGACTAACCATTCAAAACACTTACCGGTACATTGTATAACCCTCACAACTTTGTTGCGTGaggtttaaaaatataaacaaaaatataatgaaactaaattatataaattgtaCACCTTCCCAGTAAACTATAATAAAATGCATCCGCTATTATAGCAAAAACCATTACAATCATGATCATACATCAGATTAGTgttaaagcttttctgagtGATGGTCCAAGTGAGCTGATGTTTTGATGTGAAGAGAATTTTAACTGTGTGTTAAATGGGAAACTGATAAATTTCTCTCTATTCTCTTTCCCTTCAATtttatgtagtacatgtaaatacaaatgATTTTGTTGACATAGACAGAAACATGgtgaattgtttcgattactaaataaaagtaaaatagcTTTCTCATCAACTTTCACCCATTTCAACTGCCATGCCAAAACATTCTTCTTCTGCATTTTCAGACCAATCAAACGTGTAAGGTGTGATTTCCCCATTCGCATCTTCACATTCAAATTTGATTTCTGTTCCTCCAAAAATAAATCGAACAACTACCTTTCGATCAGTGCCATCTGTGGTGTATGGAATTTTTACATCAAAACTTCCCAACCTCTTGCAGCCATCTACATACTTGGGGTTTTCCTCTTGGGAAGAAAATACACTGAACTGAACTGATTTCTGATCTGGGTATATAGGGAAGTAGGTTTTTTCCTCTTGAGCCTGACCTATAACCAAGTCATCACCCTTTGTGACATGTTTGctgaaaacatttttctcaTACTTTACTCCATTGATAGTTCTTATACGACTTTTGTCTGGAACGTCTCTTTCATCTTGAATTTTTGATAGTGTATTTACACCATAAGTTACTTTGGCAACCCTGGAATCAACTATCTGAGGATTATGTCCAAACAAAACTGCACCTTTCAAAACAGCCAAACCAGCTTCATTTGGAACAATAATATGTTTATTAGGAAAAGCTGTTTTTACTGTTTCTTGCAGAAAGGAGGATTCAGAAAAACCCCCAACCATTAAGATACTTTCAATATTGCGTTgcttttttttctgttcttcAAGTAACTCTTCCACATGGCTTACAATAGAATCACATATTTCAGAAAACCATTTCTTTATGCCCGGCACCTTTAACTccaatttatcttttttacattCCAATTTCTCAGGGTTGTAATCCTTTGGTATCAATTGAGCCAACTGATTAGGAATTGTAAAAGAAATTTTGGTGCTTTCAGTGTTAATTTCTCGTTTCTTTACTTCTAAATCTTTACGTAAGTCATTGTAGCCGGCAAGGTCCTCTTTTTTGAATGACTCAAATTTTTCTTTTCCTACAGCTTCTTTTATAATATCAAAGAATTTATCATCCACATATGTCCCTCCCCAGGCTCCTCCGCTGGCTTTGTGTAACTCTTTAATACGGTCACCACTCAAAACTTCATGAACTGTAATATCCACTGTTCCAccttaaaaagaaatgatagaCTAATGGGTTACATCACTTAACAGAGCAACAATATTTAACCTTTGATTCAAGTAGCTTACCATgcaataacaatttattttaatatctacCTGTCTCTATATTCACCTGTATAGATGAATTACTTGTTCATGGGGATAAAAGCATGCTAACCTCACTTTTATTCccattaaattttacttttacaaaaggGATATAGTGGGAAAGTAAGACTTAGatccaatctaattaaaattagacttgtaatTCCGCTCCTCTACGATACGCTATAGCATATCGTAGAGGAGCGGAATTACAAGtcttattttaattagattggacTTAGATCAAAACATCTATGACAaatcttgaaattttcttaTGTTGTTTTCATAATTACTGGTAATTCATATATAGTAGTCTTAGACtgtatttttcattgaatttttttttctcaacataGATTCATGTGATATTAATATTGACTCCATTTGTGGCCCCTTTATGACCATCAATAATTATCACttagaaatattttgacagAAGCATACAGCTCACTCTTGGCTAGTTTGATATGTAATGCATACCTCCTGCATCCAAGACGAGGTACTGATTGCCCTGACTGAAGAATTGAAATCCTTCATTCTGAACTCTTAAATTGTCATTTAACATCTCAATTGGCAATCGTTTGCAGTACATTGATGCTGCTTCTGGTTCTAATGCTATGGTCAAACAATCATCTCTTATACCTGCCTATAGTAAAGAGAGAAAACATGCAACAACATTTGTAAATCAAAACAAGATCAGCAAATCTTTTTCAAATCAGACACAACAGGTTTTGCTTTATAAGAATCATtgctaatgataaaaaaaaatgtcagtcatcttttcttaatattttttcagaagCCTTCATACCTCACATTCATTATTTCAGGTATAAATGCCTATATATAAATAGTAATTAATAAGTGTAATTATAGAGTGTATGGCTGCTCAAGTACCGTACCTTTTTCACATAATAATTTTCgttaatatattcataaataacACATCATAGTAAAAATAATGCTTGAGTAAGCATGCACTTGATGTTTCCTTGTCAAAAACATGACATGAGATGTCCAATTTTTgctcaaaaatattaattgatttataaaagaTATCTACATTTTGGTGTAATTAAGAttattaattaatcatttaatttagtGTAAAATGCATAATGCCACGTAGTCCTTTGTGTGTCCCTGCGGTGTTTCACATATTAATAGTTTATGCCATCTTGAGTAATAAGAATGAGATACCTGACAATGTTTGATTAGATATCACATGAACCTCACTTGTGAGTCGTGACTTTGATTCAGTTGAGCTTATCAACAGGGACAAGTATACAAATACCTTTATGGCAGCCTTTCTCATGAAAGACTTTGCAGTGTCATTCCAAATTGCAGGAACTGTCAGTACCCAACGAATTTCCTCTTTCTTTGTTTCTGTATCTCCTTTTTCACTTAGTTTATGCAGAAGATGCTCCTTCATGTATTTTATAGCTGCAGAGAACACATCCATGGCAGGCATTTTTTTTCCACTAATGTCACTTAGCATTGAATTGCTGTCTATGGGTAGTTGCTGAATGAATAAATGTGTAAGCTTAAGGGTAAAATACCATAGATTATGTCTTTAGTAAAAATTTATGCAAAGGATaagaaaattaatatcattaatattcattactAATAagaactagaactgtcctaatgggactaatacccccgcaaggctaatttcaagTAGGACAAATACCGgtaattgaaatgaataataaaggtttggaacacacacaaataacaaaaattctagaattataaaaaaaaaattagttaaacaaaaaaaattaaaatcaaaattgtcagaataaCCCCTCCCgttgcagtaaatggaaataaaggtagccaagcaatgctcttctgttgataaaactttgaacatctttctaataagagtcttgacagatgcagttagttaattgtttcaaattttcctcactttctcctatggtgcaatggaactccatatcagaaaattgatcccataagACTATGATTtttttgatgagcttgttaaattcaataaactcccaaaacattaccataattaccatactatgtaaaaatatgtaaaaaagaaaatttaatattacaaacaattttaaaattgccaaaacactacaatcatatcagtaattttgaattttatttaaattaatgccctatAAGGTCACttcaatttacttgactaataaatttaaacaacttctaaaaatagttaacttctttattaataatgatattatctatttccttataatgatagaaacttttggtttacatgaaacagttttaaaatagccccaaaaccaccacccattttacagattttcaattttccctaaacacatgctccatctaaaccatggctcagataatagcccccttgggacaaatgaattcagccacactcgTCTtagatgttcttattagctcctaagaatttatcattaacaaacaaaaattttgcattgtcagttggtagaatacttataaaaaattaatttagttaagacataaagacataaaacctccatctggatgtatttatattaataaatatattttagagtgttttaatactattaattaattcataaaatctgtaaggataaccccttacttttcaacaccAGTGTACAAAATATAGactaaggaaaatgaaaactgtcataaaatcattaaatcttgtctgatcttaaaaaaaattgcaggtgcacatcttcagatggtgatcaacatatgtacaaattttcagatttccatatgatatacatgtattacaaacaagaggcccatgggccacatcgctcacctgagcaacaataggcatgataaaatcagcttaatggagtcataatataTGTGGACAATGaggtacatgtagatcctgaataaataaaagtccatccccccccccaatattcTTGTGTTTATGATCCAGTccaagatgattttatagtcatattatgttgagcattgcagttctcaaaaagatcctaaacaattgtttatacacGGGATATAAACCTTCAACacactctgaaccccttgtgaggcccaagaatcgtccaTGGGctaaagtctaaacaattttaaagaatcagcaatatgtcaaaatgcttgcatataagtaaaactgTACATGATTTAATGTTTTGCTTTGTACAACTagatccccaatgtggccccaccctactcatcaaaattttgattttaacaaatttgaatctacactatgtGAATTTGCTTTCACTTAAGTTACAGCTTGTTTAGGCAAATTCATagaagattttaagatttttctttatatattactACGTAAAAATttgccgcccccccccccccaatcctacccccgggatcgtgatttgaacaaaattaaatctacacaacctgatgatgcttccacacaagtatcagctttcctggttgataagtttctgagaagaagattttaaaagactgTTCACAacatactcctatgtaaaaatttgaccccccattgtggccccatcctacctcagggagtcatgattttcacaattgtgaatctacactacctgacaatgcttccacacaagtttcagctttcctggccaaatggttcttcagaagaagattttttaaggatttactctatatattcctatgtaaaaatttgacaccccccccccccattttggccccacccttaCACCAAGGGTCATGAAtgatgattttcacaactatgaatctacactacctgaggatgcttccacacaagtttcagctttcctggccaaatggttcttgagaagaagatttttaaagatttagtctatatattcctatgtaaaattcaacccccaattgtggcctgACCCTACCTCcaggggtcataattttcaaaactttgaatctacactacctaaggatgcttccacaaaagtttcagctttcctgggcaaatggttcttgaaaagatgatttttaaaagattcatcaaaaattttcaataattccttattatctccccttgtaaaagggtgtggtccttaattttcacaactttctcctttgcctaagggtgcattgtgccaagtttggttgaaattggcccagtggttctggagaagatgttgaaaatgtgaaaagttgacagctggacggacagacggacgacagacaaaatgttatCAGAATAgctagctcacttgagcttttagctcaggtgagctaaaaatgatttaatatcatatttctatagacaatgtataatattttacaatatcatatcatatgatacaatatcatttgattcaatataaataggaattatgataatatatatcatatatcaacAATCACATCTATCAAGCAAGTTTGTGGGAGGTAGGACAAGGTTTTCTCAGCATCCTTGATGATGGAGATCATGCCCTGTATCTGGGGCTAgccttacatgtatgtttcaaaaCCAAAGTTAAATATACCGTTAAATTTAGtcatgacaatttttttccgAGAATCAAACCTGTATTTAACTACTCAAAAAACCTCTGCTCCAGTGTAAAGATCATGAAGATCAAGCTCAAAATCTGAAGCTATCTCTATTTACACACCCATAGTTATATCAGCTCTTTAAATCTGACTAGGTACGAACAGAATTTACTACATTTTGTAACCAGCACCAAGACCCAAACACAATTTATGTTGTTCTAAAATTTTAGAACTGCCtaccaggcttggggtaatgcttaatgtaatggtaatgcattgtaatgcattacatgttttcaaagtaatgctagtaatgcataatgccacaaaattagcattacaagtaatggtaatgtaattcattactttccaaaatctagtgtaatgctggcattacatggcattactttgcattactatgcttatttatgaatgttcactttaaaaaatgtgatgaatacatgtaaatgaatagttgaaattgaatttgactaaatttattttttaagaagaaagtaataattcttgagataaaattttttaattgtattattaaaaaaagattttcaaaattttatttttgaattgttaatatcaCTAAATATTACAgcaaattttcataacatttttaagagtgttgttattaagagtttttaatcatttaaacaatttactccaattagtttgcacttcaataagaaatgtgtcaacaacacactatgcccccaggataatctaagtatcaaaacaatctattgttataagaagtgctaaataCCCCAAcccccttcccttcgctatgtccAAATAGAATAgaagacagacatgcacctttaaaagcaaaatgaatgcactgtccatccatgatgaaaatcaatatcacttccaatattataacccatttgaaaataattttacttacttactctctctctctctctctctctctctctctctctctctctctctctctcttgtatattaagtacactgtacattagtttggactgatagaaaatacaagattcatgtattttttctattattgcacttaatatatcttAAGATAAAGATAGTCAAACAGTACTTTTCAGTCCAAGCTTCGACTGctcctgtaaaacatttatttagtatagctgggaagattactaacaggatgcagttaaaagatgaaccctttgaaactttgatcataaagtgctacagcaatcttttgtcttaaagtgtcctcattAGAAAGAAATACATTCAAATACAGtatcttaagaaatataactgggaaaaaccatctgtttatgaattataatacaattatgtgtccaaaattataaagatttgtgtaatctggggaaatatctctatttagcttttgataaccgcaacattattccataaattgttttttgttatgcatgtaattctgtgtctctatttcgtatcctacactgtatcatgccaaatgtctatagatatcattttacttatgtaatatgttgttcataatgccacaagatgattatatattgagcaaataaaaaatgactcttgtatagtcattgaatttgaacctgatactgagcatgaagctgtagatatgttaaagagtgttttatatttgaaacatttgcaaaaactctttattagctttacttttttaaaacaaagtaatggtaatggtaatgcattactttactcatgtaatggtaatgtaatgcattacttcaagaaaatcaagtaatggtaatggtaatttaatgcccaaattcatgaagtaatggtaatgtaatgcattactttacaatgtaattcgccccaagcctgctGCCTACGCATCTAGTTAATTAAGATCACTCCCTGTATCAGAAGctacctctgtgattcatttacATAGTTGAATTTATACCATGTAAGTTTGAATTAGTActattatttacataaacatgtgaccagctccaaaaaccttaacctcctccagcatctgaaacgtttggttcagattcagcatccaagcctgTGGAATGCATCAGTATAACAAGATGCATCATCTACCCATATCTGGT
The nucleotide sequence above comes from Magallana gigas chromosome 2, xbMagGiga1.1, whole genome shotgun sequence. Encoded proteins:
- the LOC105331264 gene encoding heat shock 70 kDa protein 12A — protein: MAEKNPQSQTDDQKFDKKTTEKPWCSPNLLVAAIDFGTAYSGYAFSSRAEFDDDPLRITAHKWSSELISEKNPTSILFDNNQKLLAFGYEAEKQFTELANDNRHENFYYFQRFKMQLYHNKDAKNKQLPIDSNSMLSDISGKKMPAMDVFSAAIKYMKEHLLHKLSEKGDTETKKEEIRWVLTVPAIWNDTAKSFMRKAAIKAGIRDDCLTIALEPEAASMYCKRLPIEMLNDNLRVQNEGFQFFSQGNQYLVLDAGGGTVDITVHEVLSGDRIKELHKASGGAWGGTYVDDKFFDIIKEAVGKEKFESFKKEDLAGYNDLRKDLEVKKREINTESTKISFTIPNQLAQLIPKDYNPEKLECKKDKLELKVPGIKKWFSEICDSIVSHVEELLEEQKKKQRNIESILMVGGFSESSFLQETVKTAFPNKHIIVPNEAGLAVLKGAVLFGHNPQIVDSRVAKVTYGVNTLSKIQDERDVPDKSRIRTINGVKYEKNVFSKHVTKGDDLVIGQAQEEKTYFPIYPDQKSVQFSVFSSQEENPKYVDGCKRLGSFDVKIPYTTDGTDRKVVVRFIFGGTEIKFECEDANGEITPYTFDWSENAEEECFGMAVEMGES